Proteins from a genomic interval of Helicoverpa zea isolate HzStark_Cry1AcR chromosome 13, ilHelZeax1.1, whole genome shotgun sequence:
- the LOC124635857 gene encoding uncharacterized protein LOC124635857, whose translation MDWLAFLFCVLIWALHVSNTQSQGSTNTESAINVPSLRKSTCQTPTTVDECIECTCDDGVQTCRNVCHTLGYRRKGSECFSGQPIPDPDGCNTCICFEGEIRCTRNQCDLEHDYEGKECTTPKYILKPDGCNFCFCSPEGRLKCSNEICIPEFQCSKDKAGIFRPDSCNVCACVNDRLRCTANKCLTAITEPYLPPALSLIIDPQIKTRFHEDEGQTPLPHSKCTNTICCHCLKRMLAGYMGSSSENYDDLFNEGTQIQKNISRGPLFDIIAQICSKNQSLVEQSHAYHGFKEEVKLHSNSLSKDTSKLIKILATSSNNPALGDISDRFSSSQQEHDQKNYQSNNFPNLATEHLIKPPSIVNYSTKLITASSLSNQTNLVVPDKEPLYRDSFLPTEGRQEIVSNSVSLSAPEYPKHIDKVFPFSDENEKLSNDYSSLTIAPMDEPRIISNSLQFGPSDQHTIIPVMSIQSTEGIANNKIQSLHLVPQNVPNAEVVTSDEYHQYKPIESRIISSANSAKSVIENNNEKSMIDEINQIIQHTSQTQLEPNPATYNLNQLKQQEDYQNPNIPQIHENNNFESLSLQKSLNQYNDSSIQVETESDLTSQVILNKIEDALQIKSPVTGSTLVQDQNQLKDISITNYHDMSQIVPNYNFDQDVNRTPQNTRIPPQSNRGSSDFHDNQYFLNRNPSLQINHQPNVPARFLLPPRSQFKPRSSYTHNVHERRPRPVFVPNQARTPMLHNNIAQSQLYHRPIPTSQNFQPSNNLIAYRPNSPNLIREPLKLQQFPHGDTLVHGSTYNGNLHSGETTLYKDQLYKHVALPDLTDPLLAEVYQQKNGRLNGHPRIHPYTMHPNIQSQPHNVAYVPLKQAINPFRIPNERNSGSLKHITQMPKPAQPILLPQKQIAIQQPPAQHSKLIWEGQRRPLNQFRYPHYLDPNPSHQKNFQYLPSQMIPNRPVFGSSELSSEIQYSPRPTRPVNFPYKRPVNEKKQYYNKNRPDQMLGQFKQQNGLYKSNSYESIFAPMPGQFPNANVANQFQNQGAPRPNLHPGVTDNPKSPVTIQYVVSDPPKGTENIMNHKYPDKDEKEYHDNQNDASLLVQSDDHDQYVSPLSFESQVNDILWNNNNENLLQATTSDQSPLIKLDSGHQQEIDKIFNDYEDMSENQNSEIDLEMKSSYKEYNSAENQDELPLTDSSVSDIGLQENKDVYNSVDEFYKVTPNLIQDEPVALTTSNNPSLNLYSSVDEFYKVMPNPIQDEPVALTTSNNPSLDFHDQDEKVDAYETTTDFEESLYDSVPTNGQSPQDFGFKLNEMDLSDVSQSSNPQEPSLVKRMELNETTTATTVNWLENITEEIYNTTDSLSILSEFSENLSTANNIVDKMLYSSITTEELQTILNDVKSELESKVQFDNNNETDFIYDRFMDDGPTFSEDGGMIESAENLLEIHTTSEDSNVKDIETVTNFKEIDSTTTVASVNLETSLLPKIFNSRVIYKQKDQKEECGEGTQWIRNCYGCSCENGKAICYKLPACVLRSFGEPMTCKPYSRFKMGDCYTCVCNGDGVAECDSTGCTKELGNEMLAVGEKPNNPEDSTESGSANKQYYDEEKSDELIHHSSYKKLSKECTKQIVYPTCEPGTTWISACHRCECKNNSRHECTPVDGCELDVLGKGKPSRCKPNSKFYPKTTGMPCVECYCNDEGIPYCPTPNK comes from the exons ATGGATTGGTTGGCGTTTctgttttgtgttttaataTGG gcGTTACACGTGTCGAATACTCAGTCACAAGGTTCTACCAACACAgaat CTGCGATCAACGTCCCGTCGCTGCGCAAGAGTACGTGCCAAACTCCTACTACAGTTGATGAATGTATTGAGTGCACCTGTGACGATGGAGTGCAGACCTGCAGAAATGTGTGTCATACTCTTGGTTATCGAAGgaaag GAAGCGAATGCTTTAGTGGACAACCGATTCCGGATCCCGATGGATGCAATACTTGTATTTGTTTTGAAGGAGAGATACGCTGCACGCGCAACCAATGTGATTTAGAACACGATTATGAAG GTAAAGAATGTACTACACCGAAGTATATTTTGAAACCAGATGGATGTAACTTCTGCTTTTGCTCGCCTGAAGGGAGATTGAAATGCAGCAATGAAATCTGCATACCAG AGTTTCAGTGTAGCAAGGATAAGGCTGGAATATTTCGACCAGACAGCTGTAACGTGTGCGCATGCGTGAATGATCGCCTGAGGTGTACGGCCAACAAATGTCTAACAGCAATAACTGAACCATATCTTCCACCAG CTTTAAGTTTAATTATTGATCCACAAATAAAAACGAGATTTCATGAAGACGAAGGACAAACTCCACTACCGCATAGTAAAtgtaccaataccatttgttGCCATTGTCTTAAACGTATGCTAGCAGGCTATATGGGATCTTCTTCAG agaatTATGACGACTTGTTCAATGAAGGAAcacaaattcaaaaaaatatatcaagggGTCCATTATTTGATATCATTGCTCAGATATGCAGTAAAAACCAGTCACTTGTTGAACAAAGTCATGCATATCATGGTTTCAAAGAAGAAGTCAAACTGCATTCTAATAGTTTATCAAAAGACACaagtaaattgataaaaatattggccACTTCATCAAATAATCCAGCCCTTGGTGATATAAGTGATAGATTTTCCTCATCACAACAAGAACATGATCAAAAAAATTATcaaagtaataattttccaaaccTCGCAACGGAACATTTAATAAAACCACCTTCAATTGTAAACTACTCGACTAAATTAATTACTGCAAGCTCCCTAAGTAATCAAACAAATTTAGTTGTCCCGGATAAGGAACCTTTGTATCGGGACTCGTTTTTGCCAACAGAAGGCCGTCAAGAAATCGTTTCAAATTCAGTTTCTCTCTCTGCCCCAGAATATCCTAAACATATTGATAAAGTTTTCCCGTTTAGCGATGAGAACGAAAAATTGAGCAATGATTATTCTTCTCTTACTATAGCCCCTATGGATGAGCCTAGaattatttctaattcattACAATTTGGACCCTCAGATCAACATACCATTATACCAGTAATGTCTATCCAAAGTACGGAAGGCATAGCGAATAACAAAATACAATCTCTTCATTTAGTGCCACAAAATGTACCAAACGCAGAAGTCGTAACTTCAGATGAATATCATCAATACAAGCCGATCGAATCCAGAATAATATCCTCCGCAAACTCTGCTAAATCTGTCATAGAAAATAATAACGAGAAATCAATGATTGATGAAATTAACCAGATTATACAGCACACGTCACAAACTCAGCTTGAACCAAATCCAGCAACATACAATTTGAATCAATTGAAACAACAAGAAGATTACCAAAATCCTAACATACCCCAAatacatgaaaataataattttgaatcaCTTTCATTACAAAAAAGTCTGAATCAATATAATGATTCCTCTATTCAAGTTGAAACAGAATCCGATTTAACAAGTCaagttattttaaacaaaatagagGATGCATTACAAATTAAGAGTCCTGTTACTGGCTCAACGTTGGTCCAAGATCAAAATCAACTGAAAGATATATCAATTACAAATTATCATGATATGAGCCAGATAGTACCAAATTATAACTTTGATCAGGATGTTAATCGTACACCTCAGAACACCAGAATACCACCACAAAGTAACAGGGGTTCCTCTGATTTTCATGATAATCAGTATTTTCTCAACCGTAATCCGAGTCTTCAAATAAACCATCAGCCAAATGTACCGGCCCGATTTTTACTTCCGCCTAGGTCACAATTTAAGCCCAGATCATCTTACACTCATAATGTGCATGAAAGGAGACCTCGACCCGTTTTTGTACCAAATCAAGCTCGGACTCCCATgcttcataataatattgccCAATCTCAGTTATACCACAGACCCATTCCTACATCACAAAACTTCCAaccttcaaataatttaatagctTATAGACCAAATTCTCCAAATCTTATCCGTGAGCCTCTAAAGCTTCAGCAATTTCCGCACGGTGATACACTTGTGCATGGTTCTACGTATAATGGAAACTTGCACAGCGGTGAAACGACACTATATAAAGACCAACTATATAAACATGTGGCCCTACCAGACCTTACCGACCCATTACTAGCTGAAGTATATCAACAAAAGAATGGACGGCTAAATGGTCATCCTCGCATTCATCCTTATACTATGCACCCAAATATCCAGAGTCAGCCACATAATGTAGCTTATGTTCCTTTGAAACAGGCTATAAATCCATTCAGAATACCGAATGAACGCAATTCTGGCTCTTTAAAACATATCACACAAATGCCCAAGCCAGCTCAACCTATCTTACTCCCACAAAAGCAAATTGCAATACAACAGCCACCAGCACAGCACAGCAAACTAATATGGGAGGGTCAAAGAAGACCCCTTAATCAATTTAGGTATCCACATTATTTAGATCCAAATCCTTCACACCAAAAAAACTTTCAATATTTACCTTCTCAAATGATACCTAATCGACCAGTATTTGGCAGTAGTGAACTTTCCAGTGAAATACAATACTCACCCCGTCCTACTCGACCCGTTAACTTCCCATATAAACGTCCAGTGaatgaaaaaaaacaatattataataaaaatagaccAGACCAGATGCTAGGTCAGTTTAAACAGCAAAATGGATTATACAAAAGTAATAGCTATGAATCAATTTTTGCTCCAATGCCAGGACAATTTCCTAATGCCAATGTTGCAAATCAATTTCAAAACCAAGGTGCACCACGACCTAATCTTCATCCGGGAGTTACAGATAATCCCAAATCTCCTGTTACGATACAATATGTTGTATCAGATCCTCCCAAAGGTACTGAAAACATAATGAATCATAAGTATCCTGATAAAGATGAAAAAGAATATCATGACAATCAGAATGATGCGAGTCTGTTGGTTCAGTCTGATGATCACGATCAATATGTATCACCTTTATCCTTTGAAAGTCAAGTGAATGATATTCTTTGGAACAACAATAATGAAAATTTGCTTCAGGCCACTACTTCTGACCAATCGCCTTTGATTAAACTCGACAGTGGCCATCAACAAGAGATCGATAAGATATTTAATGACTATGAGGATATGTCTGAAAATCAAAATAGCGAAATTGATTTGGAAATGAAAAGTTCTTACAAAGAATATAACTCTGCTGAAAATCAAGACGAACTACCACTAACCGATAGTTCAGTTAGCGACATTGGATTGCAGGAAAATAAAGACGTATATAATTCCGTTGACGAGTTTTACAAAGTTACGCCTAACCTAATTCAAGATGAACCTGTGGCATTGACTACTTCAAATAACCCTTCCTTAAATTTATATAGTTCCGTTGACGAGTTTTATAAAGTTATGCCTAACCCAATTCAAGATGAACCTGTGGCATTGACTACTTCAAACAACCCTTCCTTAGATTTTCATGACCAAGATGAAAAAGTAGACGCTTATGAAACAACTACAGATTTCGAAGAATCTTTGTACGACTCAGTACCTACTAATGGCCAAAGCCCTCAAGATTTTGGATTCAAATTGAATGAGATGGATCTATCCGATGTATCACAATCATCAAATCCACAAGAACCCTCGTTAGTTAAAAGAATGGAATTAAATGAAACAACTACAGCTACAACTGTAAATTGGTTGGAGAATATTACTGAAGAAATCTATAATACGACTGATAGCTTAAGTATATTGTCAGAATTTTCAGAAAATCTATCTACAGCAAACAATATTGTAGATAAAATGCTGTATAGCAGTATAACCACTGAAGAATTACAAACAATACTAAATGATGTCAAATCAGAATTAGAATCAAAGGTTCAGTTTGATAACAATAACGAAACGGACTTTATATATGACCGCTTTATGGATGATGGTCCTACGTTTTCTGAAGATGGCGGTATGATAGAATCTGCAGAAAACCTACTGGAAATCCATACTACATCAGAAGATTCAAATGTGAAAGACATTGAAACAGTTACTAACTTTAAAGAAATTGATTCAACTACGACAGTAGCTTCAGTGAATCTTGAAACTTCTTTGTTGCCAAAAATTTTCAATTCTCGAGTAATATACAAACAGAAAGATCAAAAAGAGGAATGTGGCGAAGGAACGCAATGGATTAGAAACTGTTATGGTTGCTCCTGTGAAAACGGGAAAGCAATATGTTATAAATTGCCTGCTTGTGTACTGAGAAGTTTTG GAGAGCCGATGACATGCAAACCTTATTCTCGATTCAAGATGGGTGATTGTTATACTTGTGTATGCAATGGAGATGGTGTAGCCGAATGTGATTCCACTGGCTGTACGAAAGAGCTAGGAAATGAAATGCTGGCTGTTGGAGAAAAACCAAATAATCCAGAAG atTCAACAGAGTCTGGGTCAgccaacaaacaatattatgatGAGGAAAAAAGTGATGAACTAATACATCATTCAAGCTACAAAAAGTTGTCCAAGGAATGTACCAAACAAATCGTTTATCCGACTTGCGAGCCGGGCACGACTTGGATCAGTGCTTGCCATCGTTGTGAATGCAAAAATAACAGTAGACATGAATGTACTCCAGTGGATGGTTGCGAATTGGACGTTCTTGGGAAGG GGAAACCGAGTCGATGCAAGCCGAATTCTAAGTTCTACCCAAAGACGACCGGCATGCCTTGTGTTGAGTGCTACTGCAACGACGAAGGAATTCCTTACTGCCCAACGCCTAACAAATAA